One segment of Drosophila mauritiana strain mau12 chromosome 3R, ASM438214v1, whole genome shotgun sequence DNA contains the following:
- the LOC117143295 gene encoding CD81 antigen yields MGLNGCCSCVKYLMVLINILFWLIGLTIVVTSVWMLTDPTFMLSMTQNYNHYHIALYVFLAIGILITLGAFFGCCGVCRESQCLLVSFFCVILIVMVAQIAAGAWAFHNKDKLDDIVRAAVKSSVQEEYGQSTMSSRTVTFDTLQKNLKCCGADGPGDWATSRFNNVDRTNIVEIAVSSMNVFYNIPESCCKDNLKDNECELSRRLKFGGPLNNAIYQQGCVDKLIEIIYENWVTIFAVTAAVILLELLSLTFALSLCCAVRNQHYKA; encoded by the exons ATGGGTCTCAACGGCTGCTGTTCGTGCGTCAAATATCTGATGGTCcttataaacattttattctGG CTCATCGGACTGACCATCGTGGTGACCTCCGTTTGGATGCTGACGGATCCCACATTTATGCTGTCGATGACACAGAACTACAATCACTATCACATAGCCCTGTATGTTTTCCTGGCCATCGGCAtactgatcacattgggcGCATTCTTTGGCTGTTGTGGAGTCTGTCGGGAGTCGCAATGTCTGCTGGTTTCG TTCTTCTGTGTCATACTCATCGTGATGGTGGCACAAATTGCAGCCGGGGCATGGGCCTTCCACAACAAAGACAAGCTGGATGACATCGTGCGGGCGGCAGTCAAGTCGTCAGTCCAGGAGGAGTACGGCCAGTCCACGATGAGTTCGCGCACCGTCACCTTTGATACGCTGCAAAAGAAT TTGAAATGCTGCGGCGCCGATGGACCTGGAGATTGGGCCACTAGTCGGTTTAATAACGTAGATCGCACAAATATTGTGGAGATCGCCGTGTCTTCCATGAATGTCTTCTATAACATACCCGAGTCCTGCTGCAAGGATAATCTAAAGGATAACGAGTGTGAGCTGTCGCGACGCCTGAAATTTGGTGGCCCATTAAACAACGCCATTTATCAGCAG GGCTGCGTGGACAAGTTGATTGAGATCATCTACGAGAACTGGGTCACCATTTTCGCCGTCACCGCCGCTGTCAttctgctggagctgctgtcCCTGACTTTCGCCCTGAGCCTCTGCTGCGCGGTGAGGAATCAGCACTACAAGGCCTGA
- the LOC117143794 gene encoding signal peptide peptidase-like 3 isoform X1, which produces MSHGGAGGGLGAQTVGAGQLGGGAAAAGGGEYRELHWTVSSVMDSSRVSTCLISMLLIVYGSFRSLNIEQEAREREQKKRNESMTNLLTGEPVEKEPNLYFTADKFATLDTMHALCLPLGASISLLIMFFFFDSMQLLFAVCTAIIATVALAFLLLPMCQYIIRPCTDGKRFSFGFCGRFTAAELFSFTLSVSIVCIWVLTGHWLLMDAMGMGLCVAFIAFVRLPSLKVSTLLLTGLLIYDVFWVFLSSYIFSTNVMVKVATRPADNPVGIVARKLHLGGIVRDTPKLNLPGKLVFPSLHNTGHFSMLGLGDVVMPGLLLCFVLRYDAYKKAQGVTSDPTLSPPRGVGSRLTYFHCSLLGYFLGLLTATVSSEVFKAAQPALLYLVPFTLLPLLLMAYLKGDLRRMWSEPFIAQQPSKQLEV; this is translated from the exons ATGTCGCACGGTGGAGCCGGTGGCGGTCTGGGAGCTCAAACTGTTGGAGCCGGCCAACTTGGAGGCGGTGCAGCGGCAGCTGGCGGTGGAGAATACCGCGAACTCCACTGGACGGTCTCAAGCGTAATGGACTCGTCTCGGGTCTCCACCTGCCTCATATCGATGCTGCTGATAGTCTACGGCAGCTTTCGTTCCTTGAACATCGAGCAGGAGGCCCGCGAGCGGGAGCAGAAGAAGCGAAATGAATCGATGACCAATCTCCTCACCGGCGAGCCCGTCGAGAAGGAACCAA ATCTGTATTTCACAGCGGATAAATTCGCCACTCTGGACACGATGCATGCCCTATGTTTGCCCCTCGGAGCTTCCATCTCACTGCTCATCATGTTCTTCTTTTTCGACTCGATGCAGCTGCTCTTCGCCGTCTGCACAGCGA TTATAGCCACCGTGGCGCTGGCCTTTCTACTGCTGCCCATGTGCCAGTACATCATCAGGCCATGCACGGATGGAAAGCGATTCTCCTTTGGATTCTGCGGTCGCTTCACAGCCGCGGAGCTCTTCAGCTTTACGCTTTCGGTGTCGATTGTGTGCATATGGGTGCTCACTGGCCACTGGCTGCTAATGGATG CAATGGGCATGGGCCTGTGTGTGGCATTCATTGCGTTTGTGCGTCTGCCCAGTCTAAAGGTGTCCACGCTGCTGTTGACCGGCCTGCTCATCTACGACGTCTTCTGGGTATTCCTCTCCTCGTACATATTCAGCACCAACGTGATGGTCAAGGTGGCCACGCGACCCGCCGATAATCCCGTGGGCATCGTGGCCAGAAAGTTGCATCTGGGCGGCATTGTGCGGGACACACCAAAGCTGAATCTGCCCGGAAAGCTTGTTTTCCCCAGCCTCCACAACACGGGCCACTTCTCCATGCTGGGCCTGGGTGATGTGGTGATGCCGGGCCTGTTGCTCTGCTTCGTCTTGCGGTATGATGCGTACAAAAAGGCGCAGGGCGTCACATCGGATCCCACATTGTCACCGCCCAGAGGAGTTGGCTCCCGGTTGACATACTTTCATTGTTCCTTATTGGG TTATTTCTTGGGCTTGCTAACGGCGACGGTCAGCTCCGAGGTCTTTAAGGCGGCCCAGCCGGCGCTGCTGTATCTAGTGCCCTTTACGTTATTGCCGCTCTTGCTGATGGCCTATCTGAAG GGCGACCTGCGGCGCATGTGGAGCGAGCCGTTTATCGCGCAACAACCATCAAAACAACTGGAAGTCTGA
- the LOC117143794 gene encoding signal peptide peptidase-like 3 isoform X2 produces MSHGGAGGGLGAQTVGAGQLGGGAAAAGGGEYRELHWTVSSVMDSSRVSTCLISMLLIVYGSFRSLNIEQEAREREQKKRNESMTNLLTGEPVEKEPTDKFATLDTMHALCLPLGASISLLIMFFFFDSMQLLFAVCTAIIATVALAFLLLPMCQYIIRPCTDGKRFSFGFCGRFTAAELFSFTLSVSIVCIWVLTGHWLLMDAMGMGLCVAFIAFVRLPSLKVSTLLLTGLLIYDVFWVFLSSYIFSTNVMVKVATRPADNPVGIVARKLHLGGIVRDTPKLNLPGKLVFPSLHNTGHFSMLGLGDVVMPGLLLCFVLRYDAYKKAQGVTSDPTLSPPRGVGSRLTYFHCSLLGYFLGLLTATVSSEVFKAAQPALLYLVPFTLLPLLLMAYLKGDLRRMWSEPFIAQQPSKQLEV; encoded by the exons ATGTCGCACGGTGGAGCCGGTGGCGGTCTGGGAGCTCAAACTGTTGGAGCCGGCCAACTTGGAGGCGGTGCAGCGGCAGCTGGCGGTGGAGAATACCGCGAACTCCACTGGACGGTCTCAAGCGTAATGGACTCGTCTCGGGTCTCCACCTGCCTCATATCGATGCTGCTGATAGTCTACGGCAGCTTTCGTTCCTTGAACATCGAGCAGGAGGCCCGCGAGCGGGAGCAGAAGAAGCGAAATGAATCGATGACCAATCTCCTCACCGGCGAGCCCGTCGAGAAGGAACCAA CGGATAAATTCGCCACTCTGGACACGATGCATGCCCTATGTTTGCCCCTCGGAGCTTCCATCTCACTGCTCATCATGTTCTTCTTTTTCGACTCGATGCAGCTGCTCTTCGCCGTCTGCACAGCGA TTATAGCCACCGTGGCGCTGGCCTTTCTACTGCTGCCCATGTGCCAGTACATCATCAGGCCATGCACGGATGGAAAGCGATTCTCCTTTGGATTCTGCGGTCGCTTCACAGCCGCGGAGCTCTTCAGCTTTACGCTTTCGGTGTCGATTGTGTGCATATGGGTGCTCACTGGCCACTGGCTGCTAATGGATG CAATGGGCATGGGCCTGTGTGTGGCATTCATTGCGTTTGTGCGTCTGCCCAGTCTAAAGGTGTCCACGCTGCTGTTGACCGGCCTGCTCATCTACGACGTCTTCTGGGTATTCCTCTCCTCGTACATATTCAGCACCAACGTGATGGTCAAGGTGGCCACGCGACCCGCCGATAATCCCGTGGGCATCGTGGCCAGAAAGTTGCATCTGGGCGGCATTGTGCGGGACACACCAAAGCTGAATCTGCCCGGAAAGCTTGTTTTCCCCAGCCTCCACAACACGGGCCACTTCTCCATGCTGGGCCTGGGTGATGTGGTGATGCCGGGCCTGTTGCTCTGCTTCGTCTTGCGGTATGATGCGTACAAAAAGGCGCAGGGCGTCACATCGGATCCCACATTGTCACCGCCCAGAGGAGTTGGCTCCCGGTTGACATACTTTCATTGTTCCTTATTGGG TTATTTCTTGGGCTTGCTAACGGCGACGGTCAGCTCCGAGGTCTTTAAGGCGGCCCAGCCGGCGCTGCTGTATCTAGTGCCCTTTACGTTATTGCCGCTCTTGCTGATGGCCTATCTGAAG GGCGACCTGCGGCGCATGTGGAGCGAGCCGTTTATCGCGCAACAACCATCAAAACAACTGGAAGTCTGA